A stretch of DNA from Anopheles ziemanni chromosome 3, idAnoZiCoDA_A2_x.2, whole genome shotgun sequence:
TTTTATTTTGGGATTCCCCAACATCCGATACGATGTTTGTTGGAGTATCAGAGTTTACCATACAATGATTTACCAGACAAAATCAACGATAGGTTTACACCAGTTAGTCATCATGTTCGGTACGTTTACCTAACTTAAATTAGTACGCTTCCTTTTGAAACAACCCCGCCTTTGAAGGGTAGCCTGGCGACAAACTATCCTATGCGCTATCAGTAAAGTGACCGGATGCTTTGAAAGTGATGAAATTAGCAGTCAATTATAATTTAACAATTATGTGCGGCTCGCGATTCACCCTTTATAGTCAATTAAGGGCAGATTCCAAACGGAAAAGTTTAACAGGAATTTAGTTACTTCCTGTCGTGGGTATAGAAGCCGTGGGTACGAAAGCTAACCCACGGCGTGGAATTTGTTGTGTGAACTTTTGCTGAACAAGGGGTTTTCAGCACGTCTCCTAAAAGGGTAAAAACTAAGACGATAAAGTTATATTACTTGTTCTACAAGTTATCTATAATTATTATGGCTTGAAAACTACCAGATGAAACTGTTGAACTACTTTGTTCGCCATGAGCAACACTTGTTTTACAGTAATACAATTTGCTCTTCCTGGGTCGTTCTGCAATGATATGTTTGTGCTTTGCATCGTGAGAATCTgtaaaatacataaataatttttcttcataAGTTATATCCatgcaaaaacaaagaaaatacaaTGGATTACAAATAAAAGCTTGTATCTATATGTAAGAAGCTGTGTAAGCTCaatatgtatgaaaaaaaggaataaaactgTAGATAaataatcaattatttttaccCCAGAAATTATGTCTTTGAGCGTGGTTTCATTTGGAACGTTACTTTAAAAAACtatagggtaactgtaccaatagtggtgcacttagtaatgtaaataccaattaggtgtaaattatgagtgttaagaacacaatattctacatatttgaatcaattatgatcgaaacatgacttttcttctgaaaaacatctattttcaccgtaaaccatacaaaatacacgaaaaaaagcgtatttttcttcctagtcggttgttcctattatggtggtatggttcctatagttgtggtatcgtgttcctatagtggtgatagtacgaaaaacttgaatatattttgactattacttattttttaagcatatttcaaatagaacggtaaaatactccttgaccaatgcgttgtcattgaaaaaactgtattgttttaccgaaatatgtccaattttaattcataaaaaatgctctgaatattacagctaaaactatagtatatgctttatagcgtatccttcgcccgctttctttattcttttctctgcttcttctgctgagccttctctccagttccactttgtgtattttgtagaaacagaataaaatcactaaatttacatgattatattggccaaaaccagaataaaactaaaatatacttgtgaaaaaatctatggctactataggaacaacttgggtttttgtgcctatagtggcactatagtaaaaactatgaaTATATAATAcaattatgctaaaatgcactaagttcgtataaatcaattatattggggTATGTcagtagcgaaatcatatagttttaatgattttgcagtgatttatagccttaaggaaatcatgatattccttatagattcttaaggaatgcagcatgttgggacaacctgttttgaaaatatgaatttttaagcttctatattacggaatgagatggttcatctttttaacactccgcagaaaatcaaagaacatttcatagaagaacaaataactccattgtatatatatcggcgtagagctaggattttattccactacaaccactattggtactagctccactatgggtgcacttaccctaccATAGCAAAATTAATACATTACAATGTTAAATAACTAATAAacctttcttccttcttttgTGCATATCGACTTACAAATGATACGAATTGAGTTTTGAAATCATTGACTCATACAATATTTGAACCCGTTTGTGgtcaataaaatcaaatggatTACTCACCCAACATGTTGCAGTTGTCGTgttttctatatattttgtCCCCTGAATATGACGGTTTTTTCAGTAACTATTTTGTCTTTATTCATGTGAATAAATGTACTATTTATATATTACACAATTGTTAAGGTAATCATTTCCTCTACCTCCACGCTTTCTCCACGCTCGCTAGAGATGCTTTGCATGTTTTGGTTGTCTCTTGACTTTTACTTAACATTAACCGATTGTATAAGAACTGTGTATGTGTCTTAatgagtgttttattttctgtgtgtgtttgcttgtttcttcttttttaaataattcaatataTCTCCACTTTCGAGCTCCTTCACTGTTGCCCCGCCTTAACATCTACTATGCTACAAATAGTTGTCCGTTGTGTGGTGCACCGTGAACATGGCGAATGGCAACGAAGAGCATTACGAGAGAAAAGCCGGCAGGCAACCAGCTTTATCCAGCCTGCTAGCAGCGTAAAGGAATACCGAGCAAGTGTTCATTTTGGGAGCATTTTTACAATCGAAAACCCGCGTCCCCGCGTAGATGTTAAAGAAGACAGCATTTCCGCGAATAAAAACGCCGGAAAAGGTAAAACCAATACCCAGCCTTTATTGGTTACGTTTTCGGgcgtttttcatgtttttatttttcttcatttttgttcattttctgTCTTTACTGCGGGAAACAGGGTTGTACCATACCATCATGCAGCTGCCATGTTGAAGGTGTATGGCTCAGCGATATTACTTTCTTCAACCATAATTTCTACATCCAACTATCAGGCAGGTATCTCATTGGAAATTAAAACGATCACATTCAGGTTTGTAATTGCACCGCAACATTGCACACAACGACTAGTTCAAATTGAATTAGTAGGAGCTACAGCTCTAAAGTTTGGGGAGGAACTGGATTAACTGCTTTATAATGTATGTATGTAGTATGATttacgaaagaaaataaataatggttGTATCATGCTAGGAGGATGAAAGATAGTAAGCAcatcgggaaggaaaaattttGTTGGATAAACTGAGCTCATCGGAAGCCTTATGCTATGTGCTGCACATTCTCCCCCCTCTGGGAACACAGGAAGGATTCGGTGGGGCCGGATGTGTCGGATCATTGTAGTATATGCTTTTTCTTGGCAACAGTAAGAGGAAAAACAGGTGGGCCTTCAGCAAGCGCTCTAGACCGCACTTCCAGGCGTCGAGGTTGATTCGAGCCGATCGAAAGCCTCGTCTTTAGTACAGTTCGGCCACCTCGTTCGCACTGCTACCGCCCGACGGCATCAGTTCACCCGTCTCAAGCAAACCATCGCGGTTGGTGTCGACGAAGCGTTGCAGAATCGACTTGGCCAGCGTTGGATTGGTGGACATCTCGTTGGCGAACCATTCCAGGGGAAAACTGTGAAATTAAGAGAATAAATTTAACAGGTGGTAATGAATAGGCCAACGATAATAAAGGATCAATTTACAGTAGTTTACACTCGTTCTAGGTATTATGGTTGTCTCTAAACTAACCATACGCAACAGAAAACATGTTGCTTATtgcttgtttacatttttctatAACAAGAAActctttttaatttatatcgtCACCAGCTTATAATTCATAGAATTCATATTTtacgtaaaaaaataaaatttgattagAAAGCCGATTTGATCTTTGAATAGTCAATAAGGGTGCTAAAAAGTAGCCAAATTTATAGCGTGTTAAAAAGAGCGGTCAAAATCATCGCTATAAAGCATTCGAGCCGGGTCCAAATTGTCTTATTTGGTTCTCGAAAACTGGTGGAACACGAAAATCTTAATTTTTAGATGTAGATGGATTCAAAGAaaagcttcttttttttaattcaacccTTTTTTAACTTGATAACTTGAATTAACTAAGTCAAAAAttcgttcaaaatgaccactGTTTGGATTCTAGAGTAAAGGAACACAATTCATCTTGGATAAGTATAACCCATTCTTCACGCTCACCTGTTTTCCGGTTCACTGACGATCAGTTGCTGCAGCGGATCGGCGCTCTGATCCATGCTGGCCAGATCCTCCATCAGCTTGCCGATGTCGTGTTTTTCCTCGGCCCACGAAGCCGTCTCGCCGTCGCCGGTGGAGAGACTGTGATGCGAGGGCCGCCCGGCACTGCCACCACCGCCGTAGCTCACCCCGATCGGTGCCCGCCGCTTGCCGAAGCCCCGGGCCGTCATCATTTCCGAGTTGCGGAATGGCGCCCGGATGGAGCGTGGAATCTTGGAGACGCGCGCCGCCGCCAAACTGGCCAGCTGCCGGGCCGGGCCAGCTTCCGAGGGTTGACAGAAGAGCACCACGGCCAGGAGGACCACGCAGACGAGCAATTTGTTCACTGAGAGCTTCATTATCTATTTTGGGAAACGAAGAAAGTGGTCAATAAGGGAAAATGTTAGGACGAAATTTGATTGcaattcctttcgttttcatgTTTCATTATAAATATGAATAGTCATTATAAATACAAACTATTGCTATATTTGGGAGCAAATCTGTCAAATTGAAAAGAGTCTCCTCACAAGGTGAAACtgttgaaacaaatttaagcACGACATGAGATAACGATATTGCTCACAAAGTATCAAAGTTTCCTTTGTACCGATTCGATCGAACGATGTAACGATAACGATCGTCGGTTCTATTTCAAACATGAGTTAATTGAACCTGTCAAATGGGACATATCGTCacataaattgtttttatttctttttttttataaagagATAAACAAACGATAATAAATAGATTTTGATGAGATGATTCACAAGCATTTTGCGATCGAAAATCTAAAAAGAGttctaagaaaataaaacactaaaattaaatgttaCCACACTTAAACTGTTAGAGGATAAAGGAGTGCAAAGTACATATTTGCGAGCCTCTATTTGGTGACCCAGATATGTCGCACCGTGTTTGCCGTGGACCAAAACACCCGTTCATGCCGATCCATTTTCGTATGAACAACAATCAATCAGTATGCATTGCCGTACACATGCCTCCGCTCGTTATGGTTTATCAATTCATCGATAGGGGTTTGGATGCGTGCCGCAAGTGTACACGATGGGTGGGTTTTCTTCGACAATTTCTTGCTCCTTCTTCAACGCGAAAAGATGCTACTTACACTTGCCGTCTTGGCGACTAAAGGACAAAAAtggtgcaaaaacaaaactgtaaacCTACCATGGACAAGCGTTGAGTCGCATGgaacaataaatttaatttatcaataaatatttattgccaAGGTTCACTGCTGCTACTTTTTTTCAGTGCGTCGGAGATAGAAGAGTTATGAACGTGTGAAACCGGGTGAGGGTTGGGAAACAGCCATCAATTTTCTATCACCCAATCATTGTCATCCCGATTTGCTGCGggacgatattttttttttttgcgaaccgttttcatttttctgcgaACTGCGAGCACATACACAGTGTCCCACTCTTTCTATCGAAGGTAACAGGTTGCCTCGAGGGATGAAAACAGACCAAGGTGCAGATACGCGTGATGTGATTTCACTGAAACGGGAACCTGATACTCCCGTCGTCGCAACATAATCTTACACGCGACGCGAGAAAAGAACAATTCCAGACTTCCAAAGGGAAATCTGTGTGGTTTTTCCGATTACATTCAATTACACATGTCTTGCTATCACTTTCGCTGCTTCTCGCCCGAGCTCGGCCCAAACGCCGCTTGCTGTTATCCTCTGTGGAAGGTGtctgtttttaaaccgtttCGATTGAACTGCTTGAAACCTTATCGTCGTGCCGTGTACCTTCAGCGAACGGAGACGGGCTATTTAGATTCGAAAGAAATGTAATCTACTCCTTGCCTCCTTGGTACTTCATGGCCTCTCGGGGATGCAAGCTTCCAGCTTCGAGAGGAAGGCAGCTATTTACCCCTAAAAGACTGTGTGAATCGCACTGGAGCCATGGTGTATTGAATACTGGTGGTGGAATATAGGAAGATGTATTTTAACCCAGTTTCACCCGATATCCTATCACGAATCATATTATCATACGTAGTGGATATAATCAAATGCATTCTAATCCATTTCCCATATCACGCGAGTCAGTCTTTGGTTAAATCGAAACTTTTGCCTTTTAAAATACAGCTTTTACCACATACACACCGCAACCGGTGTGCTGGCCGGGTTTAAAGTTTATTTACATTAGAAAGGTTGGGTTTCAAATTACCCATAGTTTTCAACACATTCTAATACTGGCCTTATTTGAGACCACTTTTATTATTTGGATTTCCTACTGGTCATATCCAATTAGTTAGATATTTTTGACTTCAGCGTTGAtagggattttttttgtcatttgtcatttttttatgtCGATCGTTTTTATGGATTCATTTTTAtggattcatttttatttatgtataatacggaaaaaaatgaatttcttCACATATTCTTGTTTGTAGAAAGGACAAGTAGCAAAGGTAAAACATCTCTTTCCTCAGTATTGAGCTACTAAAGGGTTCTATAAGAAAAAGttagaagaattataaaatAACTTACATAACATAAAAAGTTTAGAAGTACGTAATTTAAATCACATGGGCTGACAAACAATTTACATGCCATCAAAACCAAAACGAGCatcgaaaaatttgaaatttaaatcaaggtacaataaaaaagtactacaattAGGTACAATAAAAAAGCACCAAATACAATAGTaaaagtaatatttttataaaaataatatcttTAATCCTAAGTTTATTTAATGTTAAGTTAATTATCAAATAACATAGATTTCATGATATGTAATTGAAAGCCTCCTGGAAGCCTATCATGGAAGCTTGTGAGAAAATGTGAATTAGGTTCCTAGCTATATTGCTATTATTTCAATCAAAAGGGTAAAAGTATGCAACGGCTTTTCGCTGAAAAATATCACTTACATAGCCATGCACCGGTACCGATTCCGTACGTTACCCGATACTTTTGTGCGTTGGACCCCCTACAATATTGATAACTTTTCCTTGGGCTGCGAAAAAGTTGCTCATCTAGGCAACGTTAGTCAACGCTAAACTACACTACGTCGTGGGTAGACAACCTCCGTTTCGTTGGCATACGCTTACAGAAATGGCAGGTCGAACTAGTTGTGGGAAATTTGGCTAGAACCAGAAGTTGTTGATGtaaaacaccaacacacatcCGATTTCCGCGAGAAGCGTTCAACCCTTTGCCGAGTGGTAATTTCCGGTTCGAACGTTTGCAAGTCTTCGGTGCATGGTCATTTTTAGcgagaaaagtttttcggttgtaaTTGATTTTTACTCAAACGTATCGAACGTATCCGAGGGGCCAACATTGCGTCCGAACCCGTGCAACAAACTTCGTTGGCGAtgctaaaaataataataataatattttcgcCCACCAAAAGCCATCTATGTTTTTCGTATCATCACGTCCGGATAGCAGACAGAGAATTTACAAAGTGTATAACACATTTTCCTACATCATATCATAACCTGTACACACTGTATATCGCGCTGACGGGAGCCTTCACCGTCCAAAGATTCATGGCTTcaactttttcatttcttgttttctgCTGACCGCAGCATAGTTGCCAAAAACAACTGGCCTGTAGAGCCTGTACATGACTTTGGCGTAACCGACAGGAGTCCGTTGCACCGTCAGTCGGTCCAGTCGACGAAGGTTAATCGCCTGAAACTGCTGCAGTTGTAAGTTTTGCTTACATCGTAATTAAGTTGTCGTAAGTGTCGGCCGGCGATGAAGTTCGTTTTCGTTCAGCAGGGCAGGTGGAAAGAAGTTTTCATGCATTTGGCAGTAAATTAAGCGAGTTTTCTTCACTCAGCACATGCACTTCTTCTACTAAAAATAATGTATCTTTTTTCTGTGAAACCGCACCGAAAGACAACTTGTTGCACAAGTAGGGacttggaaaaaaggaacatcgTAGTGTTCAACTAAAAAACTGCTTCTTCGCAAAATACTAGTTGCATGCTTACCAAGGTTACTCCGAAGGTTGAGTCATATAGAGTCAGAAGAAAATCGATCGACGACAAAGTAAGCGTGGGCATTTTTCCTACGCAAGTGTTGCGTTATGGTGAAATTCGATGTCCCTCGCTAAATTTAGGCACTTTGGAACAATCGTAGAATGTAATCGCCTGGAACAACACCTTCACAACTCGTATTTTCAATGGAAGCATGTGGAGTGCTTCTCGTTTCGTTGAATCGTTTCTTACAAATTGAAAGGTTTCCGTTACTGCAGCAATCGGTTCTACTCGCTAAAGAATTTATCGAAAGCGCTTGAACTTTGCCCAAGCTAAAATTTTCAAGGTCAATAAATACGTTAATCGGCATAGATGGATGGTAGTAAAgtaatttttccgttttctgttCTCTTCTTTTTGTATTACTACCTTTTCAAACGCTCTTTCTATTATTTCCAT
This window harbors:
- the LOC131285761 gene encoding allatotropin-like, whose amino-acid sequence is MEIMKLSVNKLLVCVVLLAVVLFCQPSEAGPARQLASLAAARVSKIPRSIRAPFRNSEMMTARGFGKRRAPIGVSYGGGGSAGRPSHHSLSTGDGETASWAEEKHDIGKLMEDLASMDQSADPLQQLIVSEPENSFPLEWFANEMSTNPTLAKSILQRFVDTNRDGLLETGELMPSGGSSANEVAELY